In the genome of Myxococcus stipitatus, one region contains:
- the gstA gene encoding glutathione transferase GstA: protein MKLYFAPGACSLSPHIVAREAGIDLQFTKVDTQTKVMEGGGDFWKVNPKGYVPALELEPGDVLTEGPAIVQYLGDQRPASKLVAPAGSRERYQQQEMLGYINSELHKSYSPLFSPATPDATREERKSYLQKRYKLIEERLAGRPYLFGDTFTAADAYLFTVTRWAKFVQLDLSGFPNVLAFQERVAARPAVREALKAEGLLA from the coding sequence ATGAAGCTCTATTTCGCTCCCGGCGCCTGCTCGCTCTCGCCCCACATCGTCGCGCGTGAGGCGGGCATCGACCTGCAGTTCACCAAGGTCGACACGCAGACGAAGGTCATGGAGGGTGGCGGAGACTTCTGGAAGGTGAACCCCAAGGGCTATGTGCCCGCGCTCGAGCTCGAGCCCGGCGACGTGCTCACCGAAGGTCCCGCCATCGTCCAGTACCTGGGCGACCAGCGTCCCGCGTCCAAGCTGGTCGCGCCGGCCGGCTCCCGTGAGCGCTATCAGCAGCAGGAGATGCTGGGCTACATCAACTCCGAGCTGCACAAGAGCTACTCGCCGCTCTTCAGCCCCGCGACGCCCGACGCCACGCGCGAGGAGCGCAAGTCGTACCTGCAGAAGCGCTACAAGCTCATCGAGGAGCGCCTGGCGGGCCGGCCGTACCTCTTCGGCGACACCTTCACCGCCGCGGACGCCTACCTCTTCACCGTCACCCGCTGGGCGAAGTTCGTGCAGTTGGACCTGTCGGGCTTCCCCAACGTGCTCGCGTTCCAGGAGCGCGTCGCCGCGCGTCCCGCCGTGCGCGAGGCGCTCAAGGCGGAAGGCCTGCTGGCGTGA
- a CDS encoding helix-turn-helix domain-containing protein, with the protein MSLKQRKSKAPPPPPGCPMRTCMSLLGGVWTPNVIWHLSGGPRRFGELLKDIPGISPKVLTTRLRELEAKGAVAREVQPTSPPSVEYALSELGMELVPVIDAIVRVGTRLKHLNGGGYPEEPERPARRRAALAS; encoded by the coding sequence ATGTCGCTCAAGCAGAGGAAGAGCAAGGCCCCTCCCCCGCCCCCCGGGTGTCCCATGCGCACGTGCATGTCGTTGCTGGGCGGCGTGTGGACGCCGAACGTCATCTGGCATCTGTCGGGAGGGCCTCGGAGATTCGGCGAGCTCCTCAAGGACATCCCAGGCATCTCGCCCAAGGTGCTCACCACGCGCCTGAGGGAGCTGGAGGCCAAGGGCGCCGTGGCGCGCGAGGTGCAGCCCACGTCGCCTCCGTCGGTGGAGTACGCGCTGTCGGAGCTGGGCATGGAGCTGGTGCCAGTGATTGACGCCATCGTCCGCGTGGGCACGCGGCTGAAGCACCTGAACGGTGGGGGCTACCCCGAGGAGCCGGAGCGCCCGGCGCGCCGCCGGGCCGCTCTTGCATCATAG